One segment of Alistipes sp. ZOR0009 DNA contains the following:
- a CDS encoding RNA recognition motif domain-containing protein: protein MNIFISNLSFRVNDDDLAQLFEEYGQVSSAKVITDKATGRSRGFGFVEMANNEEATRAIEELNQVEYDGRTISVSEAKPREEKPRNSFGGGGNRGGGNRGPRRY from the coding sequence ATGAACATTTTTATTTCGAACTTGAGTTTTAGAGTCAACGATGATGACCTAGCACAACTTTTTGAAGAGTACGGACAAGTTAGCTCTGCAAAAGTTATTACCGACAAAGCTACTGGCCGTTCTAGAGGCTTTGGTTTTGTTGAAATGGCTAACAATGAAGAAGCTACTCGTGCTATCGAAGAGCTTAACCAAGTTGAGTATGACGGAAGAACTATCTCTGTATCTGAAGCTAAGCCAAGAGAAGAGAAGCCAAGAAACTCTTTTGGTGGTGGTGGCAACAGAGGCGGTGGAAACCGTGGCCCAAGACGCTACTAA
- a CDS encoding L-threonylcarbamoyladenylate synthase: MLIKIYPQNPNPREIEKVAAILQDDGVIIYPTDSVYAFGCSLKSKKGLERILKMKGIKQKDVDFSIICTNLSNLSHYAKVDNATFKLMKKNLPGPFTFILPASNRIPDTFLDKKKTVGIRIPENPIPIAITEALGIPMITTSLKDDDEIIEYTTDPELIYERYGHLVDLTIDGGYGGNIGTTVVNCTSEEFEIVREGKGELIE; this comes from the coding sequence ATGCTAATTAAAATTTATCCTCAAAACCCCAATCCTAGAGAAATTGAAAAAGTCGCGGCAATACTCCAAGACGACGGTGTAATAATATACCCCACCGACTCGGTTTATGCCTTTGGATGCAGCTTAAAAAGTAAAAAAGGTTTAGAGCGAATCTTAAAAATGAAAGGAATAAAGCAAAAAGATGTTGACTTTTCTATCATTTGCACAAACTTAAGCAACCTATCTCACTACGCAAAGGTGGACAACGCAACCTTTAAGCTGATGAAAAAAAATCTCCCAGGTCCTTTTACCTTTATACTCCCAGCCTCAAATCGAATCCCTGACACTTTTTTGGACAAAAAAAAGACGGTAGGCATAAGAATCCCTGAAAATCCTATTCCAATAGCAATAACCGAGGCATTAGGTATCCCAATGATAACAACATCGCTCAAAGATGATGACGAGATAATAGAGTACACAACAGACCCAGAGCTCATTTACGAACGCTATGGACATTTAGTCGATTTAACGATAGATGGAGGATACGGTGGCAATATTGGAACGACAGTGGTTAATTGCACTTCCGAAGAATTCGAAATTGTTAGAGAAGGGAAAGGAGAACTTATTGAATAA
- a CDS encoding 16S rRNA (uracil(1498)-N(3))-methyltransferase — MNIFYTPDIEGNTYTLNEEESKHCVRVLRMMVGDAINLVDGKGGFYTAKIADANPKRCRVDVVSKIEDYGKRPYYLHIAIGPTKLIDRYEWFLEKVTEIGIDEITPLESFHSERRVVKQERSEKVVTAAVKQSMKAFHPIVNEITSFKELVKLPFNGKRLIAHCNAGNKILLKKALEPNENALILIGPEGDFSMEEVEMAVQNGFIEISLGDSRLRTETAGVVACDTLSFINQ, encoded by the coding sequence ATGAATATCTTCTACACTCCTGACATTGAAGGCAACACCTATACGTTAAACGAAGAGGAGTCGAAGCATTGCGTGCGCGTGCTGCGGATGATGGTAGGAGATGCTATAAATCTTGTTGACGGGAAGGGTGGCTTTTATACGGCTAAGATTGCGGATGCTAATCCTAAACGATGTAGGGTCGATGTTGTTAGCAAGATTGAGGACTATGGTAAGCGCCCCTATTACCTTCACATTGCCATTGGCCCGACGAAGCTGATTGATAGATATGAGTGGTTTCTTGAAAAGGTTACCGAAATAGGAATTGATGAAATCACGCCTTTAGAATCGTTTCATTCGGAGCGAAGAGTGGTAAAGCAGGAAAGGTCTGAGAAAGTTGTTACTGCAGCGGTAAAGCAATCGATGAAAGCATTTCATCCGATTGTCAACGAAATTACTTCATTTAAGGAGTTGGTAAAGTTACCGTTTAATGGGAAAAGGTTGATCGCTCACTGCAATGCAGGAAATAAGATTTTACTTAAGAAAGCGTTAGAGCCTAACGAAAATGCGCTAATACTAATAGGACCTGAAGGTGATTTTAGCATGGAGGAGGTTGAAATGGCAGTCCAAAATGGATTTATTGAAATATCTTTAGGGGATAGTCGCTTACGGACAGAGACCGCTGGTGTGGTTGCTTGTGATACGCTATCATTTATAAACCAGTAG
- a CDS encoding DUF748 domain-containing protein translates to MKKTLIIIGAIVGLFLLLLTLASIFGPSIAKKYIEKHSRELVGRQVWISKLHLNLFTGSVGVDGFRMMEKNDNDIFVSFDTLEVNVKIRNLLAKELYIRNISVVSPKIVILQKGSNFNFSDLLNRPKDTTNADTSKSSFSFKINNIVLRHGGVYYKDQLLNSSWDMTNLSLKIPSLYFSGEKTDVGLEFAFASGGYFKSRSDYNIETGRYNLNIDLKDLDCAGALPYIQQYAKVSSFAGLLSAKLAINGDVNHVLDLMIKGSATAKKVSLSDQGNAKVADIGNVSLTFRDINFKENRFLFDSFRINGATINFEMLKTGNNLSQLVKPASSTNKNTPSTKRDERPIRFEIKEVALSGINLNFSDKTLRRHFIYPITNISIRSNNVGLNGINNVRLSASLPGGGKTSLEWNGHLNSMANQNLSVDVKNLSLKYFSPYVEQYTAYPLTKGVLSLSSINHVKSFMLDAKNKFEAFKVEAGKKDKGLKPKVKVPLRTALYIVKDKDDKIKFDVPVKGLINSPEFSYRKIVFKTIINLLVKVAVAPVNFIGKQLGLTSDIPKEISFDLVQTDLNTQQNAVLGDLAAIVNSKPELVLSFTQQVDTQAVMQQIAFAKTRIAYYLKMNNIKDTSFTIEQKEAIAKIGINDPMLGNFIDNLTQISSGTMAEKMLTLYSRQELGYAAEKIFNTQVRSIIGYLTTVQNVPARNIKVITSKDVGKGGKESKNTLYLISLGLEGEDFIEN, encoded by the coding sequence ATGAAAAAGACGCTCATTATTATTGGGGCAATTGTTGGATTGTTTCTACTACTACTCACTCTTGCCTCTATTTTCGGTCCATCTATAGCAAAGAAATACATCGAAAAGCATAGTAGAGAGTTGGTTGGTAGGCAGGTTTGGATAAGTAAGTTGCATTTAAACTTGTTTACAGGCAGTGTTGGGGTAGATGGTTTTAGGATGATGGAAAAAAATGATAACGATATTTTCGTTTCATTTGATACGCTGGAGGTGAATGTGAAAATACGAAATCTTTTAGCAAAGGAGTTATATATAAGGAATATATCGGTTGTCTCTCCCAAAATAGTTATTCTTCAAAAGGGGAGTAATTTTAATTTTTCCGATTTGCTAAATAGGCCAAAGGATACAACTAATGCCGATACCTCTAAATCTTCTTTTTCTTTTAAGATCAACAATATTGTGCTTAGGCATGGTGGCGTTTACTATAAAGATCAGCTCTTAAATAGCTCGTGGGATATGACGAATTTGAGCCTTAAAATTCCAAGCCTTTATTTTAGCGGAGAAAAAACGGATGTAGGTCTCGAATTCGCATTTGCTTCAGGCGGGTATTTTAAAAGTCGTTCGGATTATAACATAGAAACTGGGAGGTATAATCTAAATATAGACCTTAAAGATTTAGATTGCGCTGGCGCTTTGCCATACATACAGCAGTATGCAAAAGTGAGCTCATTTGCAGGCTTGCTTTCTGCCAAATTGGCGATTAATGGTGATGTTAATCATGTTTTAGACTTGATGATAAAAGGTTCTGCCACGGCTAAAAAAGTTTCGCTTAGTGATCAAGGGAATGCAAAAGTTGCAGATATCGGTAATGTTAGCTTGACATTCCGTGATATAAACTTTAAGGAGAATCGTTTTTTGTTTGATAGTTTTAGGATAAATGGAGCAACCATAAATTTTGAAATGTTGAAAACAGGGAATAACCTTTCACAGCTGGTAAAACCTGCTTCATCCACCAATAAAAATACTCCTTCCACCAAAAGAGATGAGCGGCCTATCCGTTTTGAGATTAAGGAGGTGGCTTTGTCCGGTATCAATCTTAATTTTTCTGACAAAACTTTGCGGCGTCATTTTATCTATCCGATAACGAATATCAGCATTCGCTCTAATAACGTGGGCTTAAATGGAATCAATAATGTAAGATTGAGTGCTTCGTTGCCTGGTGGTGGAAAAACATCTTTGGAATGGAATGGGCATCTAAACTCTATGGCGAATCAAAATTTATCGGTAGATGTGAAAAATTTGTCGTTAAAATATTTTTCTCCTTACGTTGAGCAGTATACGGCCTATCCGTTAACTAAGGGTGTCCTGTCCTTATCTAGCATAAACCATGTAAAGAGTTTTATGTTAGATGCTAAGAATAAGTTTGAAGCATTTAAGGTTGAGGCAGGGAAAAAGGATAAGGGGCTAAAACCAAAGGTGAAAGTTCCTTTGAGAACGGCTTTGTACATTGTAAAAGACAAAGATGATAAGATTAAATTTGATGTTCCTGTAAAGGGCCTAATTAACTCACCTGAGTTTTCGTACCGCAAGATTGTCTTTAAAACGATTATTAATTTGTTGGTAAAAGTGGCAGTTGCTCCTGTAAATTTTATAGGTAAGCAGCTTGGATTGACAAGCGATATTCCAAAGGAAATATCTTTTGACTTAGTTCAAACCGATTTGAACACGCAGCAAAATGCCGTGTTGGGTGATTTAGCGGCTATTGTAAATTCAAAGCCAGAGTTGGTACTTTCTTTTACTCAGCAGGTAGATACTCAGGCTGTGATGCAGCAAATTGCTTTTGCTAAGACTCGGATTGCCTACTATTTAAAAATGAACAACATAAAAGATACCTCATTCACAATAGAACAGAAAGAGGCCATTGCAAAAATTGGTATAAACGATCCGATGCTGGGGAACTTTATTGATAACTTAACCCAGATTTCCTCAGGGACAATGGCGGAAAAAATGTTGACGCTTTATTCTAGACAAGAGCTGGGATATGCAGCCGAAAAAATATTTAACACTCAGGTTAGAAGTATTATCGGATATTTAACTACGGTTCAAAATGTTCCTGCAAGAAACATTAAGGTTATTACTAGCAAAGATGTAGGCAAGGGAGGTAAAGAAAGTAAGAATACGTTATATCTTATTAGTTTAGGATTGGAAGGCGAAGATTTCATCGAGAATTAG
- a CDS encoding alpha-2-macroglobulin family protein, with translation MSPIFARFRPLLILVLSFHLLVGCNNKMTDIPVVDPEFAEYVSAYTSGLVPSDGDIQIVLQNDSYMYTGNGKEVSDELFNFSPSISGKSYWKDSRTIVFKPEKPLESGEIYICTFKLSKVCDVKDSKFNSMKFGFKVIPQDYEVEIVGVSASDQQKDVYKLEGYVNTADKADLELVKKMVKVDLDGKMLSTSWRVSDGARRFVFEATGIRCTSEIQKLNIAWEGKPLGVDMQGKKSITIPTKNEFRVLYVSNDRQQQSPTFVVSFNETIAQNQDLTGLIAFSTPTTVTYSIEGNQLWVYASAMDGNVRFTVNPGILSVTGKKLQTSFETTVNFGKAKPQLRSVGSGNILPSSQSLIYPFEAIGLKSVTVQVVRIYERNVGQFFQVNNIDGSNELRRVGMPIYKKKVDLQSVGSLNVNRWCRYALDLTKVINSEPGAIYQVSIYFRKNDVAYRNCPEAAELEEPVVQDEGEQNWDNETGYGDYTDYYYGPDYDWQQRDNPCNSAYYSSEKMIAQNLLASDLGIIAKRGKENQLHVAVSNIKDVSSMSGVEVEVYNYQQVLLGKGKTNSDGLATIAYQKGLPFLIIAKWKEQRGYLKIDDGNSLSMSNFDISGSEIQKGIKGYITGERGVWRPGDSLFVTFIVEDRNHAIPKGHPVVFDLQNPKGQLVKRVVQRYDESNMYAFRIATSADAITGSWLGIVKIGGVTFSKNFRIETVKPNRLKISLSASTKRIGDNGKFFGNLNVRWLHGAPAPDLKAVYQATLSKAGAIFRGYEAFNFDDEGLKYTPQTISAFDGRLNNTGDATVSCSFKSGNNLPAVLNANFKGEVFEPGGEFSIDQFTIPYYPYAYYVGMRLPDKDSYWYNTNKDYNISIVSLNNSLRPVTSRVTVEVYKMNSSWWWDRDNESDVSYISQSYSKLISRQVVATPNGRGLYKFRINYPEWGSYYIRMIDANSGHTTGRVVTVYWPYEMGVADNMPEGAALLPIASDLSTVDVGKKCTIRFPGSEGARALISIENGSRVIKQEWVDASKSSNTYMLKTDDRMTPNIYVSIWLVRPHIRKENDLPIRQYGLLKLKVENKATHLEPIISIPAVIKPEQNVSITVSEKNGRPMNYTIAVVDEGLLDITRFKVPNPWSTFYAEEALGVKSWDVYNRVIGAYGGLIEKYFTIGGSEELRSAEQGKAIRFKPVVKFFGPYKLKGGKSTHTFKMPNYVGSVKTMVVASNNDYGYGVAEKVSTVKLNVMAVPTLPRVLGPNESISMPVNVFAMAGNIRNVKVSVKAEGAVKIVGASTQNAMFSREGDKMLMFNLKAISTTGRAKITVNAVGGKDVSTQTVELYVREPRSVETRVVDAVLGAGKSWVYRFSPFGVGGTNSTSLELSTLLPINLSSRLGYLVAYPYGCVEQTTSSVFPQLYLGRLMVLDNQTKQNVEKNIKVGIENLLSMQTLDGGFGYWKGASSADAWGTSYAGHFLLEARAAGYSVSESAINRWIGYQVSMSRNWTSRGNSYDDMLQAYRLYTLALAQRPEMGAMNLLKEKQSISPQALWRLAAAYALAGQRQVAMGIIRKLPVKFAAYKNDYYTYGSDTRDLAMVVETLAELNMVNKTAEPVKRLSAKLGGSGWMSTQETAYSLLAISKTRKEIKPGLGVNASVTINGRGQKVSADVSMAQVNFRPMSSNSISVANNGKQTTFIRLIMQGIPARSLEHGYANNLSLKVRYAGVRGETVDPVSIIQGTDFLVTVDVTHPGIGDDYKNLTLNQVFPSGWEAQNPRLTGESADVAANFTYQDFRDDRVYTHFDLRSGETKRFTLKVKATYAGYFYLPSFKAEAMYDASVSAGAPGLWVKVVAK, from the coding sequence ATGAGCCCTATTTTTGCACGTTTCAGGCCTTTGCTCATTTTGGTTTTATCCTTCCATCTTTTAGTAGGATGTAATAACAAAATGACGGATATTCCTGTTGTAGATCCTGAATTTGCCGAGTATGTATCTGCCTATACATCTGGACTTGTACCTTCTGATGGAGATATTCAGATCGTATTGCAAAACGACTCGTACATGTATACCGGTAATGGTAAGGAGGTCAGTGATGAACTCTTTAATTTTAGCCCAAGTATAAGCGGAAAATCTTATTGGAAAGATAGTCGAACTATTGTTTTTAAGCCTGAAAAGCCGCTAGAGTCTGGTGAAATCTACATTTGTACCTTTAAGTTAAGCAAGGTTTGCGATGTGAAGGATTCGAAGTTCAATAGCATGAAGTTTGGCTTTAAGGTGATTCCGCAGGATTATGAGGTGGAAATTGTAGGTGTCTCTGCTTCGGATCAACAGAAAGATGTTTATAAGCTGGAAGGATATGTAAATACGGCAGATAAGGCCGATTTAGAGTTGGTTAAGAAGATGGTGAAGGTAGATTTAGATGGCAAGATGCTTTCTACCTCTTGGCGCGTATCGGATGGAGCGCGTCGGTTTGTTTTTGAGGCCACAGGAATTCGTTGTACTAGCGAGATTCAAAAGTTAAACATTGCATGGGAAGGTAAACCGTTAGGTGTAGATATGCAAGGTAAAAAAAGTATAACCATTCCAACTAAAAATGAATTTAGGGTACTTTATGTATCTAACGATAGGCAGCAGCAGTCTCCAACTTTTGTGGTTTCCTTTAACGAGACAATTGCGCAGAATCAAGATTTAACTGGTTTAATTGCTTTTAGTACACCTACAACCGTAACCTATAGTATCGAAGGAAATCAGCTATGGGTATATGCCTCGGCGATGGATGGGAATGTGCGTTTTACAGTTAATCCAGGTATTTTAAGTGTCACCGGGAAAAAATTGCAGACTTCGTTTGAAACAACAGTGAATTTTGGAAAAGCAAAACCACAGCTGCGTAGTGTGGGAAGCGGTAATATTCTTCCAAGTTCACAATCGCTTATCTACCCATTTGAGGCTATTGGTCTTAAATCGGTAACGGTACAGGTGGTGCGTATCTATGAGCGGAATGTAGGGCAGTTTTTTCAAGTAAATAATATTGATGGAAGCAACGAATTGCGTCGAGTCGGAATGCCAATTTATAAGAAAAAAGTAGACTTACAGTCCGTTGGTAGTCTTAATGTTAATCGGTGGTGCCGTTATGCTCTTGATCTGACTAAAGTTATAAATAGTGAACCTGGTGCTATCTACCAAGTAAGTATCTACTTCCGAAAAAATGATGTTGCTTACAGAAATTGTCCTGAGGCTGCAGAGTTGGAAGAACCCGTTGTGCAAGATGAGGGGGAACAGAATTGGGATAACGAAACTGGTTATGGTGATTATACTGATTACTACTATGGTCCTGATTATGATTGGCAGCAGCGTGATAATCCTTGCAACTCGGCCTACTATTCCTCCGAAAAAATGATTGCTCAGAATTTATTGGCTTCAGATTTAGGGATTATTGCTAAGCGGGGTAAGGAAAATCAGCTCCATGTAGCTGTAAGTAATATTAAGGATGTTTCTTCTATGTCTGGTGTAGAGGTGGAGGTTTACAATTACCAGCAAGTTCTATTGGGAAAAGGAAAAACGAATAGTGATGGGTTGGCCACAATTGCCTACCAAAAAGGTTTGCCATTTTTAATTATAGCAAAGTGGAAAGAGCAACGAGGGTATCTAAAAATAGATGATGGAAACTCTTTGTCTATGAGTAATTTTGATATCTCTGGAAGTGAAATTCAGAAGGGGATAAAAGGATATATTACGGGAGAACGAGGTGTATGGAGACCCGGCGATTCGTTATTTGTGACTTTTATTGTTGAAGATAGGAATCATGCAATACCTAAGGGGCATCCTGTTGTTTTTGATCTTCAAAATCCTAAAGGTCAGCTGGTAAAACGGGTTGTTCAGCGTTATGATGAATCTAACATGTATGCATTCCGAATCGCAACTTCTGCAGATGCTATTACTGGTAGTTGGTTGGGAATTGTAAAGATTGGAGGGGTAACCTTCTCTAAGAATTTTAGAATTGAAACTGTAAAACCGAATAGACTCAAAATAAGCCTTTCTGCAAGTACTAAACGAATTGGTGATAATGGTAAGTTTTTTGGAAATCTGAATGTTAGATGGTTGCATGGTGCACCTGCACCAGATCTTAAGGCGGTGTATCAGGCAACGCTAAGTAAAGCGGGAGCAATTTTTAGAGGATATGAGGCTTTTAATTTTGATGATGAAGGTCTTAAATATACACCTCAAACAATTTCCGCATTTGATGGACGGTTGAATAATACGGGAGATGCAACGGTTAGCTGTTCGTTCAAATCTGGGAATAACCTTCCTGCGGTGCTCAATGCGAACTTTAAAGGAGAGGTTTTTGAGCCAGGAGGTGAATTTAGTATTGATCAGTTTACGATTCCTTACTATCCTTATGCCTACTATGTGGGTATGCGTCTTCCTGATAAGGATAGCTACTGGTATAATACGAATAAAGATTACAATATCTCTATAGTATCGTTGAATAACAGCTTACGTCCTGTGACATCCCGAGTTACTGTTGAAGTTTATAAAATGAACTCAAGTTGGTGGTGGGACAGAGATAACGAATCGGATGTTTCATATATTAGCCAGTCGTATAGCAAATTAATAAGTCGTCAGGTAGTGGCAACTCCTAATGGACGAGGTCTGTACAAATTTAGAATTAACTATCCAGAATGGGGATCATACTACATTCGAATGATCGACGCCAATAGTGGTCATACAACGGGAAGGGTGGTTACTGTGTACTGGCCTTATGAAATGGGAGTAGCAGATAATATGCCCGAAGGTGCTGCATTACTGCCAATTGCTTCAGATTTAAGTACAGTTGATGTTGGGAAAAAGTGTACGATTCGTTTCCCTGGATCGGAGGGAGCAAGGGCACTTATTAGCATTGAAAATGGATCGAGGGTGATTAAGCAAGAATGGGTTGATGCCAGTAAGAGTTCCAATACCTACATGCTGAAGACAGATGATCGGATGACGCCTAACATCTATGTAAGCATCTGGTTGGTTCGTCCTCATATTCGGAAAGAAAATGACTTACCCATTCGTCAGTATGGATTATTGAAGCTGAAGGTGGAAAACAAGGCAACGCATTTGGAACCAATTATCAGCATTCCTGCAGTGATAAAACCAGAGCAAAATGTTTCTATTACCGTTTCGGAAAAGAATGGTAGACCAATGAACTACACAATAGCCGTGGTTGATGAAGGATTGTTGGATATTACTCGATTTAAAGTCCCAAACCCATGGAGTACTTTTTATGCAGAAGAGGCGTTAGGGGTTAAAAGCTGGGATGTTTATAACCGCGTTATTGGAGCATATGGGGGGCTAATTGAAAAATATTTTACGATTGGAGGCTCTGAAGAATTACGTAGTGCAGAGCAAGGCAAAGCTATCCGATTTAAGCCCGTTGTTAAATTTTTCGGTCCATATAAGCTTAAGGGTGGAAAATCGACTCATACTTTTAAGATGCCTAATTATGTAGGTTCGGTAAAAACAATGGTTGTTGCATCCAATAACGATTATGGTTACGGTGTTGCAGAAAAGGTGTCTACCGTAAAGTTGAACGTGATGGCTGTACCCACGTTACCTCGCGTTCTTGGTCCCAACGAAAGTATATCTATGCCTGTAAACGTGTTTGCAATGGCCGGAAATATTAGGAATGTAAAAGTTTCAGTAAAGGCTGAAGGTGCCGTGAAAATAGTCGGAGCGTCAACTCAAAATGCGATGTTTAGTAGGGAAGGCGATAAGATGCTAATGTTTAATCTTAAAGCAATATCAACAACTGGACGTGCAAAAATTACAGTTAATGCAGTAGGTGGCAAGGATGTCTCTACACAGACTGTTGAACTATATGTTCGAGAGCCGCGTTCGGTTGAAACTCGTGTTGTAGACGCTGTCCTTGGTGCTGGAAAATCGTGGGTTTACCGTTTTTCTCCATTTGGAGTAGGTGGTACCAACTCTACCTCCTTAGAGTTATCAACGTTGCTGCCTATTAACTTGTCATCTCGTTTAGGGTATCTGGTTGCTTACCCTTATGGGTGTGTAGAACAAACGACCTCAAGCGTATTCCCTCAGCTATATTTAGGCCGATTGATGGTGCTTGATAATCAAACAAAACAGAATGTAGAAAAGAATATTAAAGTAGGAATTGAGAATTTGCTGTCAATGCAAACTTTGGATGGAGGGTTTGGTTACTGGAAGGGAGCCTCTTCTGCTGATGCTTGGGGAACAAGCTATGCTGGTCACTTTTTGTTGGAAGCGCGAGCTGCAGGCTATTCCGTCTCTGAATCTGCAATTAATCGATGGATTGGTTACCAGGTAAGTATGTCGCGAAATTGGACTAGTAGAGGTAATAGTTATGATGATATGCTACAAGCTTACAGATTGTATACATTGGCATTGGCTCAGCGTCCAGAGATGGGGGCTATGAACCTATTGAAGGAAAAGCAATCGATATCACCACAGGCGTTATGGAGACTTGCCGCTGCTTACGCCTTGGCCGGTCAACGACAGGTGGCTATGGGGATAATAAGGAAGCTTCCTGTTAAATTTGCGGCGTACAAAAATGACTACTATACATATGGCTCTGATACTCGTGATTTAGCAATGGTGGTGGAGACGCTTGCTGAACTTAATATGGTAAATAAGACCGCAGAGCCTGTAAAGCGATTGTCTGCAAAGTTAGGAGGCAGTGGATGGATGAGTACACAGGAAACAGCTTATTCTTTATTGGCAATATCAAAAACGCGTAAAGAAATTAAACCCGGTTTGGGTGTAAATGCCTCTGTTACTATAAATGGAAGAGGACAAAAGGTGAGCGCAGATGTTTCTATGGCGCAAGTGAACTTTCGCCCTATGTCTTCGAATTCTATTTCTGTTGCGAATAATGGGAAACAAACAACCTTTATTCGCTTAATTATGCAGGGAATTCCTGCTCGATCATTGGAGCATGGGTATGCCAACAACCTTTCGTTAAAAGTTCGTTATGCCGGAGTTAGGGGAGAGACTGTAGATCCTGTTTCTATTATTCAGGGTACAGATTTTTTGGTTACGGTTGATGTTACCCATCCTGGAATAGGTGATGATTACAAAAATCTAACACTTAATCAGGTGTTTCCTTCAGGGTGGGAAGCGCAGAATCCTCGATTGACAGGAGAAAGTGCAGATGTTGCAGCGAACTTTACCTATCAGGATTTTCGCGATGATCGGGTATACACCCATTTTGATTTACGTTCTGGTGAAACTAAACGTTTTACACTAAAGGTGAAGGCTACATATGCTGGATATTTCTATCTACCAAGCTTTAAGGCTGAGGCTATGTATGATGCTTCGGTTAGTGCAGGTGCACCTGGTTTGTGGGTTAAGGTGGTTGCCAAATAG
- a CDS encoding family 10 glycosylhydrolase has product MKFNKLTPLLFALLLVFGAQAKSKKSESHIADKSNKQKLWIWMNPSQEAPERYYDSLYTVWRNYGVTGVFLEADVEKAFRSAKKHGLEAHRWMWTMNRGDILKQHPEFAAVSRNGKSTADAPPYVDYYRWMCPTHPGVAEALKKEVESLCKKDYIDGIHLDYVRYCDVILPFTLWKNYGIEQQLEHGEYDFCYCDRCRKLYAEKYGVDPLTIKYPDQALSWRAFRYEQVVNIVNEVCKVAHTYKKPVSAAVFPTPEVARRLVRQDWVRFPIDAVCPMVYHSFYDEQPAWIKTAVKEGVDFMDGKKPLYAGLFLEGFKNIEELKEGVKMAIEGGANGVSLYSIPTLEQLKAVQSALKETKK; this is encoded by the coding sequence ATGAAGTTTAACAAGTTAACACCCCTACTATTTGCCCTATTGCTAGTGTTTGGAGCACAAGCAAAAAGCAAAAAATCAGAGTCGCACATTGCAGACAAAAGCAATAAGCAGAAACTTTGGATCTGGATGAATCCATCTCAGGAAGCTCCAGAAAGATATTACGACTCGCTTTATACCGTTTGGAGAAATTACGGTGTCACAGGAGTTTTCCTAGAAGCTGATGTAGAAAAGGCATTTCGGAGTGCTAAAAAGCATGGCCTAGAGGCACACCGCTGGATGTGGACCATGAATCGTGGAGATATACTTAAACAACATCCTGAATTTGCAGCAGTAAGCCGTAATGGCAAATCGACAGCAGATGCCCCTCCGTATGTTGATTACTACCGTTGGATGTGCCCAACCCACCCTGGTGTTGCCGAAGCATTAAAAAAGGAGGTAGAATCGCTTTGCAAAAAGGACTATATTGATGGCATTCACCTCGATTACGTTCGCTACTGCGATGTTATTCTCCCTTTTACCCTATGGAAAAACTACGGCATAGAGCAGCAGCTAGAGCATGGTGAATACGATTTTTGCTACTGCGACCGCTGCCGCAAGCTATATGCTGAAAAGTATGGCGTTGATCCTTTGACAATAAAATATCCTGACCAAGCACTTTCATGGAGAGCATTCAGATATGAGCAGGTGGTAAATATTGTAAACGAAGTTTGTAAAGTTGCCCATACGTATAAAAAACCAGTTTCTGCGGCAGTATTTCCAACACCAGAAGTTGCACGCCGCTTAGTCCGTCAAGATTGGGTTCGCTTTCCAATAGATGCTGTTTGTCCTATGGTATACCATAGTTTCTACGATGAGCAACCAGCATGGATTAAAACAGCCGTAAAAGAGGGTGTTGATTTTATGGATGGCAAAAAGCCTCTTTATGCTGGACTGTTTCTCGAAGGTTTTAAAAATATCGAAGAACTAAAAGAAGGTGTTAAAATGGCAATTGAAGGTGGTGCAAATGGAGTTTCACTATATTCGATTCCAACTCTAGAGCAGCTAAAAGCAGTTCAATCTGCGCTTAAAGAGACAAAAAAGTAA